One window from the genome of Desulforamulus ruminis DSM 2154 encodes:
- a CDS encoding DMT family transporter has protein sequence MPLKGYLYVILSAIASALLPVFYKLGYHMQVTTDTLLAMRFFISAAILMTLAVATKKIQWASLKPCLGTLAVQAVIYFASAVFYILATKYMLAAVASMLFYAYPAIVLLIMTLYYHEKLSVKRLISLGLVILGCLMVINLFSQDFDLNWQGIACGLMGALMFAIYIIRGQKISREIDPVTVIACITTICSLFVVLIFPPVTMFTSPLTLPQFLVGLGSAVFCTVLALTLYLMGLAKLGASRTSIISTIELAFTIGFAWLILSEKLSAVQLLGSASIIAGIIILQTETEEVPEYSKKPSI, from the coding sequence GTGCCATTAAAAGGCTATCTTTATGTAATTTTGTCTGCCATAGCTTCAGCCCTTCTTCCGGTTTTTTATAAACTGGGGTATCACATGCAGGTTACGACGGACACACTTTTGGCTATGCGTTTTTTTATATCGGCAGCGATTCTGATGACCCTTGCCGTTGCCACCAAAAAGATTCAATGGGCATCCCTAAAGCCCTGTTTGGGCACTCTGGCCGTACAGGCAGTTATTTATTTTGCAAGTGCGGTATTTTACATATTGGCTACCAAATATATGTTGGCTGCTGTAGCCAGTATGTTATTTTACGCTTATCCGGCCATCGTCCTATTGATTATGACCCTTTATTACCATGAAAAATTATCCGTGAAACGCCTTATATCATTGGGTTTGGTGATCCTGGGCTGCTTAATGGTGATTAATCTATTTAGCCAAGACTTTGATTTAAACTGGCAAGGGATTGCTTGCGGGCTGATGGGAGCCTTGATGTTTGCTATATATATCATCAGAGGTCAAAAAATCAGCAGGGAAATAGACCCCGTTACGGTGATTGCATGCATTACGACGATTTGCTCCTTATTTGTGGTGCTGATTTTCCCTCCGGTAACCATGTTTACCAGTCCATTGACTCTCCCCCAATTTTTAGTGGGTTTAGGGTCGGCGGTCTTTTGTACGGTTCTGGCCTTAACTCTTTATTTAATGGGCTTGGCAAAGTTAGGAGCGAGCCGGACATCCATCATCAGCACCATTGAACTGGCCTTTACCATCGGGTTTGCTTGGCTAATTTTAAGTGAAAAACTTTCAGCCGTACAATTGCTGGGCAGTGCCAGTATTATTGCGGGGATTATCATATTACAAACAGAAACAGAAGAGGTACCGGAATACAGCAAAAAACCTTCCATATAA
- a CDS encoding LysR family transcriptional regulator, with amino-acid sequence MRLEQLYYLVEIYQSKTISLAAERAHISQPALSAAISKLEDELGVHLLKRTNHGVSPTEIGETIIQKAKEIIESVEEIKQIAKSNDLELNGNISIAVEPGVNITIMPEVLTNFKYNHPKVNIFIKVGESNNILRDIQSGKADFGVILKTDELIQAKDVKLRELFVDELVLIVGKQSPISGKESITLKEAMSQPIVLYNTEYVTNCGISSILRKHGDLDVLFRVDNLEMLEKVLLHRDCAAFIPRFMAEEYGRSNEIVTVPISDVPLDITIAIIWSNRHHLSMVEKELIKGIKSTCCDVN; translated from the coding sequence ATGCGTTTAGAACAACTCTATTATCTTGTTGAGATATACCAATCAAAGACAATTTCCCTGGCTGCCGAACGGGCGCATATTTCGCAGCCGGCGTTAAGTGCGGCCATAAGTAAGCTGGAAGATGAATTAGGGGTTCATCTATTAAAAAGAACCAATCATGGCGTTTCTCCCACTGAAATAGGAGAAACCATTATTCAGAAGGCCAAAGAAATCATTGAAAGTGTTGAGGAAATTAAGCAAATTGCTAAAAGCAACGACCTGGAACTGAATGGCAATATTTCAATAGCGGTGGAGCCAGGCGTCAATATTACCATTATGCCGGAGGTTCTTACGAATTTTAAATACAATCACCCCAAAGTAAACATATTTATAAAAGTGGGCGAGTCCAATAATATACTTCGGGATATCCAATCGGGTAAAGCAGATTTTGGTGTGATTTTAAAAACCGATGAGCTTATACAGGCAAAAGACGTCAAGCTAAGAGAACTATTTGTAGATGAACTGGTATTAATTGTCGGAAAACAAAGCCCCATTTCAGGCAAAGAATCCATTACCCTGAAGGAAGCCATGTCCCAGCCAATTGTTTTATACAATACAGAGTATGTAACCAATTGCGGGATATCCAGTATCTTAAGGAAGCACGGCGATCTTGACGTTTTATTTCGGGTAGATAATTTGGAAATGTTGGAAAAGGTACTGCTACACCGGGATTGTGCCGCTTTTATTCCTAGATTTATGGCTGAGGAATACGGCAGATCCAATGAGATCGTAACCGTTCCCATTAGTGATGTCCCTCTGGATATTACCATTGCCATTATATGGTCCAATCGCCACCATTTATCAATGGTAGAGAAAGAATTGATTAAGGGGATAAAGTCCACCTGCTGTGATGTAAATTAG
- a CDS encoding helix-turn-helix domain-containing protein, translated as MNISQRFKLIRETLGLTQTLMAQDLGIDRSHVGNIENASKKASDSLLKHICARYGVSESWLKTGEGEMFTSPEDRMKKLLEQLNSQPSVHSYYSFLVDHRLPLQESLPHHLQIQADLLEQRKEAIREELEVRLEKQKQATDISAENISSFVQQILPGEADEKELEEMKNILEILFNASPSYREWAKIQFKYAFPETILAQARTQLQQQKLKNDKK; from the coding sequence ATGAATATTTCGCAGAGGTTTAAGTTAATAAGAGAAACTCTTGGTTTAACACAGACATTGATGGCTCAGGACTTAGGCATCGATAGAAGCCATGTTGGAAACATCGAAAACGCTTCTAAAAAAGCATCCGACTCTTTACTTAAACATATTTGTGCCCGGTATGGTGTCTCAGAATCATGGTTGAAGACTGGCGAAGGAGAAATGTTTACATCTCCTGAGGATAGAATGAAGAAATTGTTAGAACAGCTAAACAGCCAGCCCTCCGTTCATTCCTATTACAGCTTCTTGGTTGACCACCGGCTACCGTTGCAGGAAAGTCTGCCGCATCACCTGCAAATTCAGGCTGACTTGTTGGAGCAAAGAAAGGAAGCTATTCGAGAAGAGCTTGAGGTGCGGTTGGAAAAGCAAAAGCAGGCTACCGATATCTCGGCAGAAAATATATCATCTTTTGTCCAGCAGATCCTACCGGGTGAAGCGGACGAAAAAGAACTTGAAGAAATGAAAAACATCCTGGAAATTCTCTTTAACGCTAGCCCCTCTTATAGAGAGTGGGCTAAAATACAATTTAAATACGCCTTTCCGGAAACAATTCTCGCCCAAGCCCGGACTCAATTACAGCAGCAAAAACTAAAAAACGACAAAAAATAA
- the glp gene encoding gephyrin-like molybdotransferase Glp: protein MYKEIPLEEALAILLNYTKPIGFDEVDIIDALGRVLYENVVAGFPLPPFDRSPLDGYAVMAEDTFTASKETPVLLKVSQNIFAGNMPSKPLIYGEAAAVATGAPLPAGTNAVIKIEDTQLVGDQVLIFSPLRPGDNYINKGDDVLEGEKILAKGMTITPAVIGLLASMGKKRVKVFKKPKVAVLTIGDELVGIDEPRLPGKIYNSNVYAISAQIAEAGGRAVPYRNTVDDRNHIAFLINDCLKENDMVITTGGVSVGKRDYVKESIQISGANTLFWKVNIKPGTPIVCGENNGRLIIGLSGNPAAAMITFYMLIRPVLQSISGTRQVALPDVTATMEESFNKKSKQRRMLRAKVCWKNGGYYAVPCGTQSPGALKSMLHCNALIDIPGGSGPLNIGEKVKAILLSPNYVS from the coding sequence ATGTATAAGGAAATACCTCTTGAAGAAGCATTAGCAATTTTACTAAACTACACAAAGCCCATTGGCTTCGATGAGGTTGATATTATCGACGCTTTGGGACGAGTTTTATATGAGAATGTTGTTGCCGGTTTTCCACTCCCTCCTTTTGACCGGTCTCCTTTGGACGGGTATGCTGTTATGGCTGAAGACACATTCACCGCCAGTAAAGAAACCCCGGTATTACTGAAAGTAAGCCAGAACATCTTTGCCGGGAACATGCCGTCAAAGCCCCTGATATATGGAGAAGCTGCTGCTGTGGCAACCGGCGCTCCGCTTCCCGCCGGAACAAACGCAGTTATAAAAATAGAGGACACGCAGCTTGTGGGAGATCAAGTTTTGATCTTTTCCCCACTTAGACCGGGAGATAATTATATTAATAAGGGCGATGATGTTCTTGAAGGGGAAAAAATACTAGCCAAAGGAATGACCATTACTCCTGCTGTAATCGGTTTGTTGGCATCGATGGGCAAAAAAAGGGTGAAGGTTTTTAAAAAGCCGAAAGTAGCGGTTTTGACAATCGGAGATGAACTGGTTGGCATTGATGAGCCCAGGCTGCCAGGCAAAATATACAACAGCAATGTTTATGCGATTTCCGCTCAGATAGCTGAAGCGGGGGGAAGGGCGGTTCCTTATAGAAATACCGTTGATGACAGGAATCATATTGCCTTTTTGATCAACGACTGCTTAAAGGAAAACGATATGGTAATAACCACTGGCGGGGTATCGGTAGGCAAAAGAGATTATGTTAAAGAGTCGATCCAAATCAGTGGTGCCAATACTTTATTTTGGAAAGTGAATATAAAACCGGGTACACCCATTGTCTGTGGTGAGAACAATGGGCGATTGATCATTGGCTTGTCTGGAAATCCCGCTGCAGCCATGATTACCTTCTATATGCTGATCAGGCCTGTTCTGCAAAGCATCAGCGGCACCCGGCAGGTGGCTCTGCCCGACGTAACGGCGACCATGGAGGAGTCCTTTAATAAGAAAAGCAAGCAGCGGCGTATGTTAAGAGCAAAAGTTTGCTGGAAGAACGGTGGTTATTATGCCGTTCCCTGCGGGACGCAAAGTCCGGGAGCTTTAAAGTCAATGCTGCACTGCAATGCACTGATTGATATACCTGGAGGGAGCGGACCGTTAAATATTGGGGAAAAAGTAAAAGCCATATTATTATCCCCAAACTATGTTTCGTAA
- the mobB gene encoding molybdopterin-guanine dinucleotide biosynthesis protein B, whose product MVNIPIITVVGKSDAGKTTFIEKLIKELKFRDIKVCTIKHDVHGFDIDKPGKDTWRHAKAGADTVVISSYEKMAMIRNVQEELTLDQIAQMVSSDIDIIITEGYKRSNKPKIEISRLERGTELLCTPDELIAVVSDMHWNIGIPVFELNDAAGVANLLQSRFNLKPFKYLDNLINISNF is encoded by the coding sequence GTGGTGAACATCCCTATCATTACCGTGGTGGGAAAATCGGATGCCGGAAAAACAACCTTTATTGAAAAGCTGATTAAAGAGTTGAAATTTAGGGATATCAAGGTTTGTACCATTAAACATGATGTGCATGGATTTGATATTGACAAGCCTGGAAAAGATACCTGGCGCCATGCCAAAGCAGGGGCGGATACCGTAGTGATATCCTCCTATGAAAAGATGGCCATGATTAGAAATGTTCAGGAGGAATTAACCCTGGACCAAATTGCCCAGATGGTTAGTAGTGATATCGATATTATTATTACGGAAGGTTATAAAAGATCGAATAAGCCCAAAATAGAAATCAGTCGTTTGGAGAGAGGAACAGAACTTTTGTGTACTCCCGATGAGTTAATCGCAGTGGTGAGTGATATGCACTGGAACATCGGTATACCGGTTTTTGAACTTAATGACGCAGCGGGGGTTGCCAATTTGCTTCAGAGCCGGTTTAATTTAAAACCGTTTAAATATTTGGACAATTTAATTAACATCAGCAATTTTTAA
- the fdnG gene encoding formate dehydrogenase-N subunit alpha, producing the protein MRRLSRRDFLKNISLGTAGLTLAAGPAAAEEFHSRTAGEKLPAKIRKLKETYSVCCFCGCGCGLLLYSNEEGRLVFCEGYADSPINAGTICPKGNGIIEGNTVINKKRNREANRQRVTKPLYRAPNSDKWEEKSWEWTLSEIAKRIKKTRDESFVEKDEQGVTVNRTTAIAHTGAAALDNEEIYLLHKMYRALGVINIEHCARLUHSSTVAGLAPSFGRGIMTNHFTDYRNADVILIIGSNTAENHPMGMKWAMKAKEKGAKLIAVDPRASKSASMCHVHARLRPGTDIAFVNGMIHYIIENDLWFKEYVLNYTNASFLLNPGYKCDEGIFSGLTETDGKLSYDTSTWQYQMEGEEIKKDPTLQDPNCVFQVLKRHVSRYDIKTVCQITGTPEDTYRKVCEMYAASGKRDKAGCVIYGMGITMHSVGTQNARSICILQLLLGNMGIPGGGVNAQRGEQNVQGSTDMAMLNHYLPGYLGMIYAAKHKNLAQYLEVETPKTGYWSNKPKFLISQLKAWFGEKATKENDFCYDWLPKHDGKNRSYMSLFNYMDEKKIKGFIVAGQNPSVGGPSTVQANQAMENLDWLVVLDIFEIETAAFWQRPGADPSKIKTEVFLLPAAMSFEKEGSLTNAGRWVQWRYKAVNPLGEAKSDLWIVHNLFKTIRKEYEKGGKFPEPILNMVWDYDKPGEEEPDIHKVAAEINGYEVATQKVLPGFAKLADDGSTACGNWVLSGYWAEDPEAKVPACQRRINRDPSGLGVFPQYAFSWPANRRIAYNRCSADPAGNPWNPNKPYMRWDAAAGKWITPDVPDFKATEPAPEPGADPIPVPPEKSAVDAFIMSEDGHGRLFAVKGLSDGPLPEHYEPFESPFRNLISKQQNNPMALTFKSGIFSNLAEIGSEKYPCVAITVHVVEHYQSGATTRNCPSLAEISAHMFVNISPDLAQSIGVKNGEDVIVESARGQITCKAAVNGVCIPLTVNGKKTEMISMPYSWGFKGLTTGASANDLTPSVGDPNSNIPEYKAFLCNVRKAKKS; encoded by the coding sequence ATGAGGAGACTAAGCAGGCGTGACTTTTTGAAAAATATTAGTCTTGGAACGGCCGGGCTAACGCTGGCAGCCGGTCCGGCCGCTGCCGAAGAATTTCACAGCAGGACTGCCGGGGAGAAACTACCTGCAAAAATAAGGAAATTAAAAGAAACCTATTCTGTATGTTGTTTTTGCGGCTGCGGCTGTGGGTTATTATTATATTCCAACGAAGAGGGTCGTCTGGTCTTTTGTGAAGGATATGCGGACAGTCCGATTAATGCCGGCACCATTTGTCCTAAAGGAAATGGCATCATTGAAGGAAATACGGTTATAAACAAAAAAAGGAACCGTGAAGCCAATAGACAGCGGGTTACGAAACCCCTTTACCGCGCTCCCAACAGTGACAAGTGGGAGGAGAAAAGCTGGGAGTGGACCTTATCCGAGATTGCCAAGCGAATTAAAAAAACCCGGGATGAATCCTTTGTTGAAAAAGATGAGCAGGGCGTAACGGTAAACAGAACCACCGCCATAGCCCACACAGGTGCTGCGGCTCTTGATAATGAAGAGATTTACTTATTGCACAAAATGTACCGGGCCTTGGGCGTCATTAATATTGAACACTGCGCCCGTCTCTGACACTCGTCCACGGTAGCCGGTCTGGCTCCCAGTTTTGGACGCGGAATTATGACTAATCACTTTACTGATTATAGAAATGCCGATGTAATCTTAATCATTGGTTCCAATACGGCGGAAAACCATCCCATGGGCATGAAATGGGCCATGAAGGCCAAGGAAAAAGGGGCCAAACTCATTGCCGTTGACCCCAGGGCCAGTAAATCGGCCAGCATGTGCCATGTCCATGCGCGTCTGCGCCCGGGTACGGATATCGCCTTTGTTAACGGAATGATTCACTATATTATTGAAAATGATCTCTGGTTTAAAGAGTATGTATTAAATTATACCAATGCAAGTTTTCTGCTAAATCCGGGATATAAGTGTGACGAGGGTATCTTCTCCGGATTGACCGAAACAGACGGAAAACTTAGTTATGATACCTCCACCTGGCAATACCAAATGGAGGGAGAGGAAATTAAAAAGGATCCCACCTTACAGGATCCCAATTGCGTTTTCCAGGTTCTTAAAAGGCATGTCAGCCGTTATGATATTAAGACAGTCTGTCAAATTACCGGAACTCCAGAGGACACCTACAGAAAGGTCTGCGAGATGTATGCCGCCAGCGGCAAGAGGGACAAAGCCGGATGTGTCATCTATGGCATGGGGATAACCATGCATTCCGTGGGTACGCAAAATGCCAGATCCATTTGTATACTGCAGCTTCTTCTCGGGAATATGGGCATCCCCGGCGGTGGGGTGAATGCTCAGCGTGGAGAACAAAACGTTCAGGGTTCCACGGATATGGCCATGTTAAATCACTATTTGCCCGGTTATCTGGGGATGATTTATGCCGCCAAGCACAAAAACCTGGCACAGTATCTCGAGGTAGAAACACCTAAAACCGGTTATTGGTCCAATAAGCCCAAATTTTTAATTAGTCAGTTAAAAGCTTGGTTTGGCGAAAAGGCCACCAAAGAAAATGATTTTTGTTATGACTGGCTGCCCAAACATGACGGTAAAAACCGCTCGTATATGAGTTTGTTTAATTATATGGACGAGAAAAAAATCAAAGGTTTTATTGTAGCGGGACAGAACCCTTCTGTAGGAGGCCCGTCTACGGTGCAGGCCAACCAAGCCATGGAAAACCTGGATTGGCTGGTGGTTCTCGACATTTTTGAAATTGAGACGGCGGCCTTCTGGCAAAGGCCGGGAGCAGATCCAAGTAAAATTAAGACTGAAGTATTTTTACTGCCTGCGGCCATGTCCTTTGAAAAAGAAGGTTCGCTAACCAATGCCGGGCGATGGGTACAATGGCGTTATAAAGCGGTCAATCCGCTGGGAGAAGCAAAGTCCGACCTCTGGATTGTTCATAATCTCTTTAAAACCATTCGTAAGGAATATGAGAAGGGCGGTAAATTCCCCGAGCCAATTTTAAATATGGTATGGGATTATGATAAGCCTGGTGAAGAAGAGCCGGATATTCACAAGGTGGCTGCTGAAATTAATGGTTACGAAGTAGCCACTCAAAAAGTGCTGCCCGGTTTTGCCAAGCTGGCGGATGACGGTTCTACTGCCTGCGGCAACTGGGTTCTCAGTGGCTATTGGGCGGAGGACCCGGAGGCCAAAGTGCCGGCCTGCCAGCGCCGGATTAACAGAGATCCGTCGGGTTTGGGCGTGTTCCCGCAATATGCCTTTTCTTGGCCGGCCAACCGCCGAATTGCCTATAACCGCTGCTCCGCCGATCCTGCAGGCAACCCCTGGAATCCTAATAAGCCTTATATGCGCTGGGATGCCGCAGCCGGCAAATGGATAACCCCCGATGTGCCTGACTTCAAGGCTACAGAACCGGCCCCGGAACCCGGCGCCGATCCAATACCGGTACCGCCGGAGAAGTCGGCTGTGGATGCTTTTATTATGTCGGAGGATGGTCACGGACGTTTATTTGCGGTCAAGGGGTTAAGCGACGGTCCCTTGCCGGAGCATTATGAACCTTTTGAGAGTCCTTTTAGGAACCTGATATCAAAACAGCAAAATAATCCCATGGCACTTACCTTTAAGAGTGGCATATTCAGTAACTTAGCAGAGATCGGTAGTGAAAAATATCCTTGCGTAGCCATTACGGTTCACGTTGTGGAACACTACCAAAGTGGTGCAACTACCCGGAATTGCCCCTCCTTAGCTGAGATCTCAGCGCATATGTTTGTTAACATTTCGCCTGACTTAGCCCAAAGCATTGGGGTTAAGAACGGAGAGGATGTGATTGTGGAATCGGCTCGAGGCCAAATAACCTGCAAGGCAGCGGTGAACGGCGTATGTATACCGCTAACCGTTAACGGCAAGAAAACCGAAATGATTTCTATGCCTTATTCCTGGGGATTTAAAGGCTTGACCACAGGAGCCTCGGCCAATGATTTGACTCCTTCCGTAGGAGACCCGAACAGTAACATTCCGGAATACAAAGCATTTCTTTGTAACGTAAGAAAGGCGAAAAAGAGTTAA
- a CDS encoding 4Fe-4S dicluster domain-containing protein, whose translation MAKGVLVDISKCIGCKACQVACKQWNDLPAKIPEFEDGLTGPPDMDGDTYTVVKFKVLEMDGDYKIRSAKTQCMHCQHPACVSACFAKALQKDPKTGAVIYYPHLCVGCRYCMLACPFDIPKYQWEKTFPLVAKCQFCFDLEGKYDRLSYGLQPACVDTCITGALTFGERDELLREAWNRIGSDPTYIKKVLGEKEAGGTSWLYISDVPFENFGFRPNLGTRPLPEYSHDFLKYTPVIALGWGTLLTVLYHYTKRREQIASDSSNKDVHM comes from the coding sequence GTGGCCAAAGGTGTGCTTGTAGATATAAGCAAATGTATTGGATGTAAAGCCTGTCAGGTGGCGTGCAAACAATGGAACGACCTGCCTGCCAAAATACCTGAATTTGAAGACGGATTAACCGGTCCGCCGGATATGGATGGAGACACCTATACCGTTGTCAAATTTAAAGTATTGGAGATGGATGGCGACTATAAAATTCGCTCGGCCAAGACACAATGCATGCACTGCCAACACCCGGCTTGTGTTTCGGCTTGTTTTGCCAAAGCCCTGCAAAAGGATCCCAAAACTGGCGCCGTCATCTATTACCCGCATCTTTGTGTCGGCTGCCGTTACTGCATGCTGGCCTGCCCCTTTGATATTCCTAAATACCAGTGGGAGAAAACCTTTCCCCTGGTGGCCAAATGCCAGTTCTGCTTTGATCTTGAAGGGAAATACGATCGCTTAAGTTACGGTTTGCAACCCGCTTGTGTGGATACTTGTATTACCGGGGCTCTCACCTTTGGCGAGCGGGACGAATTGTTGAGAGAAGCCTGGAACAGAATCGGCAGTGATCCAACTTATATTAAAAAGGTACTGGGTGAAAAAGAAGCCGGTGGAACGTCCTGGCTGTATATTTCCGACGTGCCCTTTGAAAACTTTGGTTTTCGTCCAAATCTAGGTACCAGGCCCTTACCCGAGTACTCTCATGACTTCCTGAAATATACACCCGTTATTGCGCTGGGGTGGGGTACTCTGCTGACCGTGCTGTATCACTATACAAAGCGGCGTGAACAAATTGCTTCTGACAGCAGCAATAAAGATGTTCACATGTAG
- the nrfD gene encoding NrfD/PsrC family molybdoenzyme membrane anchor subunit yields the protein MSGDKNLLQEIAAYKWKFTMTTTRKVLFLLAGLGIACMLFRLATGLGIATNLNDKWPWGLWIGFDVLTGVALAGGGYFTAIVVHVLHRNKYHAIARSAMLTSLLGYLLVMAGLFMDIGQWFNFWRPFVSWGHASVLFEVFWCVSCYTTVQVLEFGEILTEKVGTKYHNAFKRALPVLMIVGIVFPTLHQSSLGALYLIMVDKLYPLWWSPYIGLMFLISSFFVGPAMICVETALAGKAFKHEVPVSVLHGLVRISGVFMILYLALKLYDLANRGVFHLVFAGNLEGNMFLAEIILGVIIPLFIAFSSAGNTRKGLVTFGALVSGGLIFNRMNVVFTGMSAALGGWYFPSVMEWAVSIGLVAIGCLAYCFIVENFNIMEHKDHHQAPA from the coding sequence ATGTCGGGGGATAAAAATTTGCTTCAGGAAATTGCGGCCTACAAGTGGAAATTTACCATGACCACCACCCGCAAGGTATTATTCCTGTTGGCCGGTCTGGGTATAGCCTGTATGCTTTTCCGGCTGGCTACCGGCTTAGGAATCGCCACCAACCTGAATGATAAGTGGCCTTGGGGTCTGTGGATCGGCTTTGACGTTTTAACCGGTGTGGCCTTGGCCGGGGGCGGTTACTTTACGGCCATTGTTGTTCATGTGCTGCACAGAAACAAGTACCATGCTATCGCCCGCAGCGCCATGTTAACATCACTTCTAGGTTATCTTCTGGTAATGGCCGGGCTGTTTATGGATATCGGTCAATGGTTCAACTTCTGGCGCCCCTTTGTATCCTGGGGTCATGCTTCGGTGCTCTTTGAGGTCTTCTGGTGTGTGTCCTGCTATACTACCGTGCAGGTGCTGGAATTTGGCGAAATTTTAACCGAGAAAGTCGGGACCAAGTACCACAATGCCTTTAAAAGGGCCCTGCCGGTGCTGATGATTGTAGGGATCGTTTTCCCCACCCTGCACCAGTCCTCGCTGGGCGCACTGTATCTAATCATGGTGGATAAACTTTACCCGTTGTGGTGGTCCCCTTATATTGGCTTAATGTTCCTAATATCTTCCTTTTTTGTAGGACCCGCCATGATTTGTGTTGAAACGGCCCTGGCCGGTAAAGCCTTTAAGCACGAAGTGCCGGTTTCTGTTTTGCATGGGCTGGTACGGATCTCCGGTGTATTCATGATTTTATATCTAGCTTTGAAGTTGTATGATCTGGCAAACCGGGGGGTCTTCCATTTAGTCTTCGCAGGGAATTTGGAAGGGAATATGTTCCTGGCGGAAATAATCCTGGGCGTGATTATTCCCCTCTTCATTGCTTTCAGCAGTGCCGGGAATACCCGTAAGGGGCTGGTAACCTTTGGCGCACTGGTGAGCGGCGGTTTAATCTTTAATCGTATGAATGTGGTATTTACCGGTATGTCCGCTGCTCTTGGCGGCTGGTACTTCCCTTCCGTTATGGAATGGGCGGTATCCATCGGTTTGGTTGCCATCGGCTGCTTAGCCTACTGTTTCATTGTTGAGAATTTCAATATTATGGAACACAAAGATCACCATCAGGCACCTGCTTAA
- a CDS encoding formate dehydrogenase accessory protein FdhE, with protein METKKNTMRKANFHLELMDLGNDNPPFEWKESLNPKQMKRWERGEAALAVAPPKIESEKMFVRFVAVAKACQKWRAGPEPASDEFIKSLQELDKCQKEGLMLALFPVERNRDQWAKLLNVTGAQLAYIAYHTFKPLLKFYGEKVSAQVSISHWLKNYCPVCGDQPTMAKLSGQDGHRKLYCGRCETHWRYKRSGCPYCNEDDSEASFFTLDDNRQYRVYLCDHCKSYLKTVDERECGEVDLFCEDILTVELDELAHNEGYQRGGTEHYG; from the coding sequence ATGGAAACAAAGAAAAACACCATGAGAAAGGCGAACTTTCATCTAGAACTGATGGACCTGGGAAATGATAATCCCCCATTTGAATGGAAGGAAAGTTTAAATCCCAAGCAAATGAAACGGTGGGAACGGGGCGAAGCGGCCCTTGCAGTAGCACCCCCGAAGATTGAAAGTGAAAAGATGTTTGTACGTTTTGTGGCTGTGGCCAAGGCCTGCCAAAAGTGGCGGGCCGGCCCAGAGCCCGCATCCGATGAATTTATAAAAAGTCTGCAGGAACTAGATAAATGCCAAAAGGAAGGATTGATGCTAGCGCTGTTTCCGGTAGAAAGGAACCGGGATCAATGGGCGAAACTTTTAAATGTAACCGGGGCTCAGCTTGCATACATTGCTTACCATACCTTTAAACCCCTTTTAAAATTTTACGGGGAAAAGGTGTCTGCCCAGGTTTCCATAAGCCATTGGTTAAAAAATTATTGCCCGGTCTGTGGTGATCAACCAACCATGGCCAAGCTTTCCGGGCAGGATGGACACCGTAAGCTATATTGCGGTCGCTGTGAAACCCATTGGCGCTACAAGAGATCGGGATGTCCTTATTGTAATGAAGATGATTCCGAAGCTTCTTTTTTCACTCTGGATGACAACAGGCAATATCGTGTATATCTTTGTGATCACTGCAAAAGCTATCTAAAAACAGTTGATGAGCGGGAATGCGGGGAAGTAGATTTATTTTGTGAAGATATACTGACCGTTGAACTGGATGAACTGGCTCATAATGAGGGTTATCAAAGAGGTGGAACCGAGCATTATGGCTAG